From Carassius gibelio isolate Cgi1373 ecotype wild population from Czech Republic chromosome B23, carGib1.2-hapl.c, whole genome shotgun sequence, the proteins below share one genomic window:
- the LOC128011656 gene encoding uncharacterized protein LOC128011656: MFPVTSLSARKEKEGVQPCCSQFSKGSSYKQSSSKRSQVSPSTYTGFSNAHQFRGMFNKKCIIASRPQAEGDVLPQLIKHNKCFTIAARQSAEGDRLQKNPNIEMCIPSLSAGGSARTSRRGQRGDGNDVIKTRRRWGSIQGTSLGSHTQLARMRSSSVGCKHDFTGIQASICHETTQIQWYNSLSGRGRVSSRPDGRDRLSFRKTSHQSSAKGSELSGLLFPLLCDPKEGEHISASNSRSPCVKQAPTEIFIQNVDTQDTLSIHPPERLVCDDRSVRRVFSHRYLPVSQEVSQVCFSRHCLRISDNALWSVSSTKSIQQMCGSSTFPIEKQGDKNTVVHRRLSDLRLVERASNQRRRYGVIASQQLGIQNKHGKEPLRASSARRISGAQYKLPLLSSHSDREEDRVIHSMSLPFSDGESCPVQTVPANAGLNGFSDICSTTGTTNNERLSALGRASASVFSASSQPTGESDVCVRQSAQTLEKPRDPQIGDSPGGSVVESHYDDGRIIKGLGSDSNGQNCERRLAPSANSQTHKLLGIVGSVSSAETFSELHQGSACFSENRQFHSGCLYQPTGRHTLSSAAPAGKRADCVVRHKSFIHQGNPCSRDIEQGGRLVVQRKSPVRRVEASSPGGEADMAEIRPGGRRSLRLAGKRPMSSVLLSGRRKCTIGCGCFSPPMAKCPAVCISPSEPDFTHSSQGEGNGIVADTDSPTLAFQTLGGRDCSTTVGSAVAPPSPEGPPVTSGGGNLPSSPRQDSSLGLARERWNLSAAGLPPSVIHTIQSARASSTRSLYSNKWRVFDEWCGRIHIVPFQCSVRDILCFLQDLLDKGKAFSTIKVYLAAISACHVGFGDKTAGQHPLISRFMKGARRKRPGARRMVPLWDLSTVLEALSQHPFEPLEAIGLKFLSLKTALLLALVSAKRVSDLQALSVSPSCLQFSAGFTRVSFRPNPAFVPKVVDSSYRCQTTDLAAFHPPPFSSPEEGRLNALCPVRALRVYVERTAGFRKNDQLFVSWATPHKGKPLSRQRLSHWIVEAISLAYACRGSQPPEGLRAHSTRGMATSWALLRGVSVQEICAAASWATPHTFVRFYRLNVSEPSLAHAVLGVSTSSPI, from the coding sequence ATGTTCCCCGTCACTTCTCTCTCCGCCCGCAAAGAGAAAGAGGGGGTCCAGCCCTGTTGTTCTCAGTTCAGTAAGGGCTCCAGCTATAAGCAATCAAGTTCAAAACGTTCTCAAGTGTCACCAAGCACTTACACTGGGTTTTCAAACGCCCATCAGTTCAGgggaatgtttaataaaaaatgcattatcgcATCCAGGCCACAGGCTGAGGGCGACGTGCTCCCCCAActcattaaacacaataaatgtttcaCTATCGCAGCCAGGCAGTCAGCCGAGGGCGATAgattgcaaaaaaatccaaacattgagATGTGTATCCCTAGCCTCTCCGCTGGAGGGAGCGCGCGCACCTCCAGAAGGGGTCAGCGCGGAGACGGTAATGACGTCATCAAAACGCGCCGGCGTTGGGGAAGTATACAGGGGACCTCTCTCGGCTCGCATACTCAGTTggcgcgcatgcgcagctcatccGTGGGTTGTAAACACGATTTCACGGGGATACAGGCTTCAATTTGCCATGAAACCACCCAGATTCAATGGTATAATAGCCTCAGCGGCCGAGGGAGAGTCAGCTCGCGTCCTGACGGCCGAGATAGACTGTCTTTTAGAAAAACGAGCCATCAGAGTAGTGCCAAAGGAAGTGAGCTGTCAGGGCTTTTATTCCCGTTACTTTGTGATCCCAAAGAAGGGGAGCATATCTCTGCGTCCAATTCTAGATCTCCGTGTGTTAAACAAGCACCTACGgaaatattcattcaaaatgttgacacacaaGACACTTTGTCGATCCATCCGCCAGAACGACTGGTTTGTGACGATCGATCTGTCAGACGCGTATTTTCACATAGATATTTACCCGTCTCACAGGAAGTATCTCAGGTTTGCTTTTCGAGGCACTGCTTACGAATTTCAGACAATGCCCTTTGGTCTGTGTCTAGCACCAAGAGTATTCAGCAAATGTGTGGAAGCAGCACTTTTCCCATTGAGAAACAGGGGGATAAGAATACTGTCGTACATAGACGATTATCTGATTTGCGCCTCGTCGAAAGAGCAAGCAATCAAAGACGCAGATATGGTGTTATTGCATCTCAACAGCTTGGGATTCAGAATAAACATGGAAAAGAGCCGCTTAGAGCCAGCTCAGCACGCAGAATATCTGGGGCTCAGTATAAACTCCCTCTCTTATCGAGTCACTCTGACAGAGAGGAGGATCGCGTCATTCACTCAATGTCTCTCCCGTTTTCAGACGGGGAAAGTTGTCCCGTTCAGACTGTGCCTGCGAATGCTGGGCTTAATGGCTTCAGTGATATCTGTAGTACGACTGGGACTACTAATAATGAGAGACTTTCAGCGCTGGGTCGCGCATCTGCGTCTGTGTTCTCGGCGTCATCTCAACCGACAGGTGAGAGTGACGTATGCGTGCGTCAGAGCGCTCAGACGTTGGAAAAGCCCCGCGACCCTCAGATCGGGGATTCCCCTGGGGGCAGTGTCGTCGAGAGTCACTATGACGACGGACGCATCATTAAAGGGCTGGGGAGCGACTCTAATGGGCAGAACTGTGAACGGCGTTTGGCCCCCTCAGCTAATTCACAAACACATAAATTACTTGGAATTGTTGGCAGTGTTTCTAGCGCTGAAACATTTTCTGAGCTTCATCAGGGGTCAGCATGTTTTAGTGAAAACAGACAATTCCACAGTGGTTGCTTATATCAACCGACAGGGAGGCACACGCTCTCTTCAGCTGCACCAGCTGGCAAAAGAGCTGATTGTGTGGTGCGACATAAGTCTTTTATCCATCAGGGCAACCCATGTTCCAGGGATATTGAACAGGGGGGCAGACTTGTTGTCCAGAGGAAATCCCCTGTACGGAGAGTGGAAGCTTCATCcccaggtggtgaagcagatatggcagagATACGGCCAGGCGGTCGTAGATCTCTTCGCCTCGCAGGAAAACGCCCAATGTCCTCTGTACTTCTCTCTGGCAGACGGAAATGCACCATTGGGTGTGGATGCTTTAGCCCACCAATGGCCAAATGTCCTGCTGTATGCATTTCCCCCTCTGAGCCTGATTTCACCCACTCTAGCCAGGGTGAGGGAAATGGGATTGTCGCTGATACTGATAGCCCCACGTTGGCCTTCCAGACCTTGGGTGGCCGAGATTGTTCAACTACTGTCGGGTCAGCCGTGGCCCCTCCCTCCCCGGAGGGACCTCCTGTCACAAGCGGGGGGGGAAATCTACCATCCTCACCCAGACAGGATAGCTCTCTGGGCCTGGCCCGTGAAAGGTGGAATTTAAGTGCAGCAGGTCTGCCCCCATCGGTCATACACACTATACAGAGTGCAAGAGCCTCTTCCACTCGTTCACTGTATAGTAATAAGTGGCGAGTCTTTGATGAATGGTGTGGACGGATTCATATTGTCCCTTTTCAATGTTCAGTGAGGGACATTTTATGTTTCCTGCAGGATCTGCTAGATAAAGGGAAAGCTTTTTCTACAATAAAGGTATACTTAGCGGCTATATCTGCTTGTCATGTGGGTTTTGGTGACAAGACAGCAGGTCAGCACCCTTTAATAAGTCGATTTATGAAGGGGGCACGACGTAAGAGGCCAGGGGCCAGGCGAATGGTCCCATTGTGGGATTTGTCTACAGTCTTAGAGGCCCTTTCTCAACACCCTTTTGAGCCATTGGAAGCTATAGGGTTAAAGTTTCTCTCGCTCAAGACAGCACTACTGTTAGCGCTGGTGTCAGCTAAGAGGGTGAGTGACTTACAGGCACTGTCGGTCAGCCCATCTTGTCTGCAGTTTTCTGCAGGGTTTACAAGGGTTTCCTTTCGCCCTAACCCGGCGTTCGTACCTAAAGTAGTGGATTCGTCATATAGATGTCAAACTACAGATCTTGCAGCTTTTCACCCTCCTCCGTTCTCTTCTCCAGAGGAGGGGAGGTTGAATGCCTTGTGTCCTGTACGAGCACTTCGTGTGTACGTAGAAAGGACAGCAGGTTTCAGGAAAAATGACCAACTGTTCGTGTCATGGGCTACTCCTCACAAGGGGAAGCCATTGTCACGTCAGCGACTGTCCCACTGGATTGTAGAAGCTATTTCCTTAGCATATGCATGCAGAGGTTCCCAACCTCCCGAGGGCTTAAGGGCCCACTCAACTAGGGGCATGGCGACATCATGGGCCTTACTCAGAGGTGTTTCGGTCCAGGAGATCTGTGCTGCAGCAAGCTGGGCCACACCGCACACTTTTGTGCGATTTTATAGACTGAACGTGTCTGAGCCATCCTTAGCTCATGCAGTGTTAGGAGTCAGCACGTCAAGTCCCATATGA